A single region of the Massilia sp. erpn genome encodes:
- a CDS encoding cytochrome c-type biogenesis protein → MARRLHPDTAPSRLRRGTLPAACALACLLAAPCADSAVQPEAQLEARVAALSAELRCLVCQNQTLADSQAELAIDLRRQIRAQIRAGRSEAQVADFMVQRYGDFILYRPPFKASTLLLWLAPGLLLLGGALALFLRLRSQGRGKRSPALSPAERARAASLLAGREELP, encoded by the coding sequence ATGGCTAGGCGGCTGCATCCGGATACAGCGCCCTCTCGTCTGCGGCGCGGGACACTGCCTGCAGCATGTGCCCTGGCCTGCCTGCTGGCTGCGCCTTGCGCCGACAGCGCGGTGCAGCCGGAGGCGCAGTTGGAAGCCAGGGTGGCGGCACTGTCTGCCGAATTGCGCTGCCTGGTCTGCCAGAACCAGACACTGGCCGATTCGCAGGCGGAACTGGCCATCGACCTGCGCCGCCAGATCCGAGCACAGATACGGGCCGGCCGCAGCGAGGCCCAGGTGGCCGATTTCATGGTGCAGCGCTACGGCGATTTCATCCTGTACCGGCCGCCGTTCAAGGCCAGCACGCTGCTGCTATGGCTTGCGCCGGGATTGCTGCTGCTGGGCGGTGCGTTGGCCTTGTTCCTGCGCCTGCGTAGCCAGGGCCGCGGCAAACGCAGCCCGGCTTTGTCCCCGGCCGAACGGGCGCGCGCGGCCAGTCTGCTGGCCGGACGCGAGGAGCTGCCATGA
- a CDS encoding DsbE family thiol:disulfide interchange protein: MKRFLLPLAVFSVLLLFLGAGLSLNPRELPSPLVGKPTPSFSAARLDDAAGRISPADMAGRAWLLNVWASWCASCRIEHPLLMQFARRQGTPLVGLNYKDGREDARQWLARQGNPYLQSAFDPGGRLGMDFGVYGVPETFVIDKRGVIRLRHAGPLSEEVLQRKILPLLKELENG, from the coding sequence ATGAAACGCTTCCTGCTGCCGCTTGCCGTGTTTTCCGTCCTGCTGCTGTTCCTGGGCGCGGGGCTGAGCCTCAATCCGCGCGAGCTGCCATCGCCGCTGGTGGGCAAGCCCACGCCGTCTTTCAGCGCGGCGCGGCTGGACGATGCGGCCGGCCGGATTTCCCCTGCCGATATGGCGGGCCGTGCATGGCTGCTGAACGTTTGGGCTTCGTGGTGCGCCTCCTGCCGCATCGAGCATCCGCTGCTGATGCAGTTCGCGCGGCGCCAAGGCACGCCACTGGTTGGTCTGAATTACAAGGATGGCCGCGAAGATGCCCGCCAATGGTTGGCGCGGCAAGGCAATCCCTACCTGCAATCGGCATTCGACCCCGGAGGCCGGCTAGGCATGGACTTTGGCGTGTACGGCGTGCCGGAAACCTTCGTGATCGATAAGCGCGGCGTGATCCGCCTGCGCCATGCCGGACCGCTGAGCGAGGAAGTGCTGCAGCGGAAAATACTGCCTTTATTGAAGGAGCTGGAAAATGGCTAG
- a CDS encoding heme lyase CcmF/NrfE family subunit, whose protein sequence is MIPETGNYALVLALLLALVQGVLPLLGAQRSNERWMALAQPAARGQFLLLTLAFGCLLLSFWNHDFSVRYVAQNSNSLLPWQYRLTASWGGHEGSLLLWCWMLAAWTCAVTLFSRQLPQDTRARLLGVLGLLAAGFLLFLLLASNPFARLLPATLEGRDLNPLLQDAGMIIHPPLLYMGYVGFAVTFAFAIAALLSGRLDAAWARWSRPWALLAWSFLSLGILMGSYWAYYELGWGGWWFWDAVENASFMPWLAGTALLHSLAVTEKRGSFKSWTVLLAILTFSLSLLGTFLVRSGVLTSVHAFATDPRRGAFILAFLALVIGASLILYAWRAPKVGGGGRFALLSRESLLLTNNVILLAACGTVLLGTLYPLFLDALGLGKISVGPPYFETVFVPLMAPMLLLLAAAPFAQWKRAALPDLLRRLRWPAALAAGIGLGAGLAMAASPLVLLGLALAAWIIVGSGWQAWQRLSHAAPGTSLLRRIAREPRSYWGMVLAHAGIGVFVIGVTLVKGYEETRDVSLAPGGSATVGGYQFTLSGVREVGGPNYEAVHASFEVQRDGRRIATLYPERRNYPVQQTIMTEAAIEHGLTRDLYLSLGEETADGRWLVRIQLKPFVLWIWAGGVLLAAGGLLAASDRRYRLARRNTVAAPVQALASSPALMPGTALRQEAP, encoded by the coding sequence GTGATCCCCGAGACAGGCAACTACGCCCTCGTGTTGGCGCTCTTGCTGGCCCTGGTGCAGGGCGTGCTGCCGCTGTTAGGGGCGCAGCGGAGCAACGAGCGCTGGATGGCGCTGGCGCAGCCGGCGGCGCGCGGCCAGTTCCTGCTGTTGACGCTGGCCTTCGGCTGCCTGCTGCTCAGCTTCTGGAACCACGATTTCTCGGTGCGCTATGTGGCGCAGAATTCGAATTCGCTGCTGCCCTGGCAGTACCGCCTGACGGCCAGCTGGGGCGGACACGAAGGCTCGCTGCTGCTGTGGTGCTGGATGCTGGCCGCCTGGACTTGCGCCGTGACGCTGTTCAGCCGCCAACTACCGCAGGATACGCGGGCGCGCCTGCTCGGCGTTCTGGGCTTGCTGGCGGCGGGTTTCCTGCTGTTCCTGCTGCTGGCGTCCAATCCCTTTGCGCGCCTGCTGCCCGCCACGCTGGAAGGGCGCGACCTGAATCCCCTGCTGCAGGATGCGGGCATGATCATCCATCCGCCACTGTTATATATGGGGTATGTGGGTTTTGCCGTGACTTTCGCTTTTGCCATCGCCGCCTTGCTGAGCGGCCGCCTCGACGCCGCGTGGGCGCGCTGGTCGCGGCCCTGGGCCCTGCTGGCCTGGAGCTTCCTGAGCCTGGGCATCCTGATGGGCAGCTACTGGGCCTATTATGAGCTGGGCTGGGGCGGCTGGTGGTTCTGGGACGCAGTCGAAAACGCGTCCTTCATGCCTTGGCTGGCCGGCACCGCCCTGCTGCATTCCCTGGCCGTGACGGAAAAGCGCGGCAGTTTCAAGAGCTGGACCGTGCTGCTGGCAATCCTGACGTTTTCCCTTTCCCTGCTCGGCACCTTCCTGGTGCGCTCCGGCGTGCTGACATCGGTGCATGCCTTTGCCACCGATCCACGGCGCGGTGCCTTCATCCTGGCCTTCCTGGCCCTGGTGATCGGCGCTTCGCTGATCTTATATGCCTGGCGCGCGCCGAAGGTGGGAGGCGGTGGGCGCTTTGCCCTGCTGTCGCGTGAATCGCTGCTGCTGACGAATAATGTGATCCTGCTCGCGGCCTGCGGCACGGTGCTGCTTGGCACGCTCTATCCGCTCTTTCTCGATGCTCTCGGCCTGGGCAAGATTTCGGTTGGGCCGCCCTATTTCGAGACGGTCTTCGTCCCACTGATGGCGCCCATGCTGCTTTTGCTGGCCGCCGCGCCCTTCGCGCAATGGAAGCGCGCGGCGCTGCCGGATCTGCTGCGCCGTCTGCGCTGGCCGGCCGCCCTGGCCGCCGGAATCGGCCTGGGCGCGGGGCTGGCGATGGCGGCCTCGCCGCTGGTGCTGCTTGGCCTGGCGCTGGCGGCCTGGATCATCGTGGGCAGCGGCTGGCAGGCCTGGCAGCGCTTAAGCCATGCCGCGCCGGGAACATCGCTGCTGCGCCGCATCGCGCGCGAACCGCGCAGCTATTGGGGCATGGTGCTGGCGCATGCGGGTATCGGCGTGTTTGTCATTGGCGTCACGCTGGTCAAGGGCTATGAGGAAACGCGCGACGTCAGCCTGGCGCCCGGCGGCTCGGCGACAGTGGGCGGCTATCAGTTCACGCTGAGCGGCGTCCGCGAGGTAGGCGGGCCAAATTATGAGGCGGTGCACGCCAGCTTCGAGGTGCAGCGGGACGGACGGCGCATCGCCACGCTGTATCCGGAAAGGCGCAACTATCCGGTGCAGCAGACCATCATGACCGAGGCGGCCATCGAGCATGGTCTGACGCGCGACCTGTATCTTTCGCTGGGCGAGGAGACGGCGGATGGACGCTGGCTGGTGCGCATCCAGCTCAAGCCTTTTGTGCTGTGGATCTGGGCCGGCGGCGTGCTGCTGGCGGCGGGCGGCCTGCTGGCGGCCAGCGACCGGCGCTACCGGCTGGCGCGCCGCAATACGGTGGCGGCGCCGGTTCAGGCGCTCGCCTCCAGCCCGGCGCTGATGCCTGGCACAGCCCTGCGGCAGGAGGCGCCATGA
- the ccmE gene encoding cytochrome c maturation protein CcmE, translated as MKARHQRLLLIGVSLAVLGIGAALVLTAFRQNLVFFFTPSQVAAGQAPRTGIFRVGGLVEPGSVRRQADGVTVAFVVSDHARKIQVQYRGALPDLFKEGRGAVVQGRLAEGRLFVAQQVLAKHDENYMPAEAAYALRQGQAQGKTAMRTLAGAER; from the coding sequence ATGAAAGCGCGCCATCAGCGCCTGCTGCTGATCGGAGTCAGCCTGGCCGTGCTGGGCATCGGCGCAGCCCTGGTGCTGACTGCCTTCCGCCAGAATCTGGTGTTCTTTTTCACCCCCTCGCAGGTAGCGGCCGGGCAGGCGCCGCGCACCGGCATTTTCCGCGTCGGCGGCCTGGTGGAACCGGGCAGCGTGCGGCGCCAGGCCGATGGCGTGACGGTGGCCTTCGTGGTGAGCGACCATGCGCGCAAGATCCAGGTGCAGTACCGGGGCGCCCTGCCCGATCTGTTCAAGGAAGGCCGTGGCGCGGTGGTGCAGGGTCGGCTGGCCGAGGGCCGGCTGTTCGTGGCGCAGCAGGTGCTTGCCAAGCACGATGAAAACTATATGCCGGCTGAAGCGGCCTACGCCCTGCGGCAGGGCCAGGCCCAAGGCAAGACGGCCATGCGCACCTTGGCGGGAGCGGAACGGTGA
- a CDS encoding heme exporter protein CcmD, translated as MVWNSVQDFLVMGGYGGYVWGSCGVVFAALAAESWLLGRRLRQARLLAARRTARVDA; from the coding sequence ATGGTCTGGAACAGCGTGCAGGACTTCCTCGTCATGGGCGGCTATGGCGGCTATGTCTGGGGTTCGTGCGGCGTGGTGTTCGCCGCGCTGGCGGCGGAAAGTTGGCTGCTGGGGCGACGCTTGCGCCAGGCTCGCCTTCTGGCTGCGCGCCGCACTGCGCGGGTGGACGCATGA
- the ccmC gene encoding heme ABC transporter permease CcmC, which yields MNLPYSSTAANRRAPHAPRVFSYAAPRHFFPLAAALIPWFVALAIVTGLIGLYIGLLRVPADAQQHDAFRIIFVHVPAAWMSMLIYLAMAAWAGVGLVYNTRLSAMMACALAPTGALFTFLALWTGALWGKPTWGAWWVWDARLTSELILLFLYFGFMALHASIDEPRRADRAAAILALAGVVNVPVIYFSVIWWNTLHQGASVSLNSAPSMAAPVLAGMLLMTLAFWAYSVAAVLRRVRCIMLEREGSADLLNAKTEGG from the coding sequence ATGAACCTTCCGTATTCTTCTACTGCCGCGAACCGGCGCGCACCGCATGCGCCGCGCGTGTTCTCATATGCTGCGCCGCGCCATTTCTTCCCGCTGGCCGCCGCCCTCATTCCCTGGTTTGTCGCCCTGGCCATCGTCACCGGCCTGATCGGACTGTATATCGGCCTGCTGCGGGTCCCGGCCGACGCCCAGCAGCACGACGCCTTCCGCATCATCTTCGTGCATGTGCCGGCGGCCTGGATGTCGATGCTGATCTATCTGGCGATGGCGGCATGGGCCGGCGTGGGCCTGGTGTATAACACGCGACTTTCAGCCATGATGGCTTGTGCGCTGGCGCCCACCGGCGCCCTGTTCACCTTCCTGGCCTTGTGGACCGGCGCGCTGTGGGGCAAGCCAACCTGGGGCGCCTGGTGGGTATGGGATGCGCGCCTGACTTCCGAGCTGATTCTGCTCTTCCTCTACTTCGGCTTCATGGCCCTGCATGCCTCCATCGACGAGCCGCGCCGCGCCGACCGCGCCGCTGCGATCCTGGCGCTGGCCGGGGTGGTCAATGTGCCGGTCATCTATTTTTCCGTCATCTGGTGGAACACGCTGCACCAGGGTGCCTCGGTCTCGCTCAATAGCGCGCCGTCGATGGCCGCTCCGGTGCTGGCCGGCATGCTGCTGATGACGCTCGCCTTTTGGGCCTACTCGGTGGCGGCGGTGCTGCGCCGCGTGCGCTGCATCATGCTGGAAAGGGAAGGCAGCGCGGACTTGCTGAACGCGAAGACGGAGGGCGGATAA
- the ccmB gene encoding heme exporter protein CcmB, whose product MLSILALTARRELLLALRRPAEIVMPPLFFLVAATLYPLAIGPDNVLLRAIAPGVLWVAALLAALLGLQRLFAADFADGTLEQALLAPHPLLLTVWAKVGAHWLLAGLPLVAVAPLLAIQYDMAPQALGVLLASLLLGTPVLSLLGALGAALALNARGGSVLLALMLAPLYIPLLILGSSAVHAEAQGLGSGAHLLLLAGLLCGTAALAPWATVAALRVALE is encoded by the coding sequence ATGCTGAGCATACTGGCGCTGACCGCGCGGCGCGAACTGCTGCTGGCCTTGCGCCGTCCCGCTGAAATAGTGATGCCGCCGCTGTTCTTCCTGGTCGCGGCCACGCTCTACCCGCTGGCCATCGGCCCGGACAACGTCCTGCTGCGGGCCATCGCGCCGGGTGTGCTATGGGTGGCGGCGCTGTTAGCCGCCCTGCTTGGCCTGCAACGCCTGTTCGCCGCCGATTTCGCCGACGGCACGCTGGAACAGGCGCTGCTCGCGCCCCATCCGCTGCTGTTGACGGTGTGGGCCAAGGTCGGCGCGCACTGGCTGCTGGCCGGTCTGCCGCTGGTGGCGGTGGCGCCACTGCTGGCCATCCAATACGATATGGCACCGCAGGCATTGGGCGTACTGCTGGCCAGCCTGCTGCTTGGCACGCCGGTCCTCAGCCTTTTGGGCGCGCTCGGCGCGGCGCTGGCCTTGAATGCACGCGGCGGCAGTGTGCTCCTTGCACTCATGTTGGCACCCCTGTATATTCCTTTACTAATTCTCGGCAGCAGCGCAGTCCATGCCGAGGCTCAAGGTTTAGGCAGCGGCGCCCACCTGCTTTTGCTGGCGGGCCTGTTGTGCGGTACCGCGGCGCTGGCGCCGTGGGCCACGGTAGCGGCTTTGCGCGTGGCGCTGGAGTAG
- the ccmA gene encoding cytochrome c biogenesis heme-transporting ATPase CcmA: protein MSLSCRQLACVRGAATLFSDIGFCLGRGEALRVQGGNGSGKTSLLRLLCGLARPDQGEVCWQGEALARCRPLFHANLLYAGHADALKPELLAWENLAYGGLPGIRHSRAQAYASLEQMGLAVEAELPVRLLSQGQRKRVALARLHLARQRPLWILDEPFSALDQQALSSATQLLGAHLAGGGMLVYTTHQEAGPAPTQTLRLGREAAC from the coding sequence ATGAGCTTGAGTTGTCGGCAGCTGGCGTGTGTGCGTGGCGCGGCCACGCTGTTTTCCGATATCGGTTTCTGCCTCGGTCGCGGCGAAGCCTTGCGGGTTCAAGGCGGCAACGGCAGCGGCAAAACCAGTTTGCTGCGCCTGTTGTGCGGCCTGGCCCGCCCCGACCAGGGAGAGGTGTGCTGGCAGGGCGAGGCGCTGGCGCGCTGCCGTCCCCTCTTCCACGCCAATCTGCTGTATGCCGGCCACGCCGATGCGCTCAAGCCCGAGCTGCTGGCCTGGGAAAACCTGGCCTACGGCGGCCTGCCGGGCATCCGCCACAGCCGCGCGCAAGCCTATGCCAGCCTGGAACAAATGGGACTGGCGGTGGAAGCCGAGCTGCCGGTGCGCCTGCTGTCGCAGGGCCAGCGCAAGCGGGTGGCGCTGGCGCGGCTGCATCTGGCGCGGCAGCGGCCCTTATGGATACTGGATGAACCGTTTTCCGCGCTGGACCAGCAGGCGCTTTCCAGCGCGACGCAGCTGCTTGGCGCCCATCTGGCCGGCGGCGGCATGCTGGTCTACACCACCCACCAGGAGGCCGGGCCAGCGCCCACGCAAACGCTGCGCCTGGGCCGCGAGGCCGCATGCTGA
- a CDS encoding TonB-dependent siderophore receptor encodes MHPQRRPQLKRLAVLVSLALPLAAQAQNAAEQTVLPQIEVLANKLGDTTEGTASYTTGKAKTATPLSMSLRDTPQSISVVTQQRIEDQGMLTVTDVVNNSTGVSVNQYETHRAGFTARGFDIDNLQIDGIPTTWSQPWSSGEVQGSLAIYDRVEIVRGATGLMTGAGNPSAAINLVRKRAASKDFNGSAEVGIGRWDERRVQVDLSTPLNKDGTVRARVVGEYKQGDSWVSRMKSKDHTLYATVEADLGPRTLLSAGASRQETDPTAPIWGGLPYWYTDGSKTNWDRSKTTSADWARWNTVYDNYFANLEHGFDNGWKLRANYSHGERKADSKLLYLSGVPDRVTGLGMDAFAGSYLTSTKQDDFGLHASGPFKLAGRKHEAAFGYMHSKQKFNADSRTADFGGAVPSVGNFNTWNPSAYPEPKWSAPSFYESSVTKQEALYGVARFSLTDPLTMIVGARATKYDKNTKGQGTQHESELTPYAGLVYDISDNYSVYASYTDIFQPQSLKDKQGNYLKPVIGKSAEAGVKGEFFDGRLNASFAVFKIKQDNLGQEDGTNPGAGGLPEAYYRAAKGAKSDGFEFDVSGELARGWNASAGYSQFDAEDASGKDINSVYPRKLLRVFTTYRMPGELKALTVGGGVNWESRTYAHDSSGIIEQKSHSMVNLMARYDISKQWSAQLNIDNVFDKTAFGMFSAYGAITYKQPRSASLTLKYRF; translated from the coding sequence ATGCACCCACAACGCCGTCCCCAATTGAAGCGCCTGGCCGTTCTCGTGAGCCTGGCCCTGCCGCTGGCCGCCCAGGCCCAAAATGCCGCCGAACAAACCGTCCTGCCGCAGATCGAAGTGCTGGCCAATAAGCTGGGCGACACCACCGAAGGTACCGCTTCCTACACTACCGGCAAGGCCAAAACGGCCACGCCACTGAGCATGTCGCTGCGCGATACGCCGCAGTCGATCTCCGTGGTGACGCAGCAGCGCATCGAGGATCAGGGCATGCTGACGGTGACGGATGTGGTCAACAACAGCACCGGCGTCTCGGTCAACCAGTATGAAACCCACCGCGCCGGCTTCACCGCGCGCGGTTTCGACATCGACAATCTGCAGATCGACGGCATCCCCACCACCTGGTCCCAGCCCTGGAGCTCGGGCGAAGTGCAGGGTAGCCTGGCCATCTACGACCGCGTGGAAATCGTGCGCGGCGCCACCGGCCTGATGACGGGCGCCGGCAATCCATCGGCCGCCATCAACCTGGTGCGCAAGCGCGCCGCCAGCAAGGACTTCAACGGCTCGGCCGAAGTCGGCATCGGCCGCTGGGACGAACGCCGCGTCCAGGTCGACCTGTCGACGCCATTGAACAAGGACGGCACCGTGCGCGCCCGCGTGGTCGGCGAATACAAGCAGGGTGACAGCTGGGTGAGTCGCATGAAGAGCAAGGACCACACGCTGTACGCCACCGTGGAAGCGGACCTGGGCCCACGCACATTGTTGTCGGCAGGCGCTAGCCGCCAGGAAACCGATCCGACCGCGCCGATATGGGGCGGCCTGCCATACTGGTATACCGACGGCTCGAAGACCAACTGGGACCGTTCCAAAACCACGTCCGCTGACTGGGCGCGCTGGAACACCGTGTATGACAACTACTTCGCCAACCTGGAACACGGCTTCGACAACGGCTGGAAGCTGCGCGCCAACTATAGCCACGGTGAGCGCAAGGCCGATTCCAAGCTGCTCTACCTGTCCGGCGTGCCTGACCGCGTGACGGGCCTGGGCATGGACGCATTTGCAGGTTCCTACCTGACCAGCACCAAGCAGGACGACTTCGGCCTGCACGCCAGCGGCCCGTTCAAGCTGGCTGGCCGCAAGCATGAAGCGGCGTTCGGCTATATGCACTCCAAGCAGAAGTTCAATGCCGACAGCCGCACCGCCGATTTCGGCGGCGCCGTGCCGTCGGTCGGCAACTTCAATACCTGGAATCCTTCCGCCTATCCAGAACCGAAATGGAGCGCACCGTCCTTTTACGAGTCCAGCGTGACCAAGCAGGAAGCCTTGTACGGCGTGGCGCGCTTCTCGCTGACCGATCCGCTTACCATGATCGTCGGCGCGCGTGCTACCAAGTACGATAAGAACACCAAGGGCCAGGGAACGCAGCACGAGAGCGAGCTGACCCCGTATGCCGGCCTGGTATACGACATCAGCGACAACTATTCGGTCTACGCCAGCTATACCGACATCTTCCAGCCACAAAGCCTGAAGGACAAGCAAGGCAATTACCTCAAGCCGGTGATCGGCAAGAGCGCCGAGGCGGGCGTGAAGGGGGAGTTCTTCGATGGCCGCCTGAACGCTTCGTTCGCCGTGTTCAAGATCAAACAGGACAATCTGGGCCAGGAAGATGGCACCAACCCTGGCGCCGGCGGGCTGCCGGAAGCCTACTACCGCGCAGCCAAAGGCGCGAAGAGCGATGGCTTCGAGTTCGACGTTTCCGGCGAACTGGCGCGCGGCTGGAACGCCAGCGCCGGTTACAGCCAGTTCGACGCCGAAGATGCCAGCGGCAAGGACATCAACAGCGTCTACCCGCGCAAGCTGCTGCGCGTGTTCACCACCTACCGCATGCCGGGCGAGCTGAAAGCCCTGACCGTGGGCGGCGGCGTGAACTGGGAAAGCCGCACCTACGCGCACGATAGCAGCGGCATCATCGAGCAGAAATCCCACAGCATGGTGAACCTGATGGCGCGCTACGATATCAGCAAGCAGTGGTCGGCCCAGCTGAACATCGATAATGTGTTCGACAAAACCGCCTTCGGCATGTTCTCCGCGTATGGCGCGATCACGTACAAGCAGCCGCGTAGCGCTTCGCTGACGCTGAAGTACCGCTTCTAA
- a CDS encoding PepSY domain-containing protein produces the protein MRAFWTIIHRYAGLLTAGFLFISGLTGAIISWDHELDDLLNPHLMHASTSGPALAPLDLARQVEARYPDVRVSFVPLHAEQGESISFGISGRVDPVSKKLIEPGFNQVFVDPASGTELGKREWGAVWPITKETFVSFLYRLHYTLHIPEMWGIDQWGLWLMGGIAMIWTFDSFVGFYLTLPVSRRKELGRVPAAKSWWQRWQPAWKVRWKGGSTKLNFDLHRAFSLWTFLLLFILAFTAFSLNLYREIFYPVMKTVSQVTPTPFDTRAPADKHHPIEPRFAFADIIQRASAEAAQRQWAEPAGSIFYSQEFGIYGVSFFKPGDDHGSGGVGPAVLYFDGEDGRLLGDRQPWKGTAADIFVQAQFPLHSGRILGLPGRVLISFMGIVVAMLSVTGVIIWWRKRASRVATAQRQAVLAS, from the coding sequence GTGCGCGCCTTCTGGACTATCATTCATCGTTACGCCGGCTTGCTGACTGCCGGCTTTTTGTTTATCAGCGGCCTGACCGGCGCCATCATCTCCTGGGACCACGAGCTGGACGACCTGCTCAATCCCCATCTGATGCATGCCAGCACCAGCGGCCCGGCCCTGGCGCCGCTGGACCTCGCGCGTCAGGTCGAGGCACGCTATCCCGACGTGCGCGTCAGCTTCGTGCCGCTGCATGCGGAGCAGGGCGAGTCCATCTCCTTCGGCATCAGCGGCCGCGTCGATCCGGTCAGCAAAAAACTGATCGAGCCGGGCTTCAACCAGGTCTTCGTCGATCCGGCCAGCGGCACCGAATTGGGCAAGCGCGAATGGGGCGCAGTCTGGCCGATTACCAAGGAAACCTTCGTCTCCTTCCTCTACCGCCTGCACTACACCCTGCATATTCCCGAGATGTGGGGCATCGACCAATGGGGCCTGTGGCTGATGGGCGGCATCGCCATGATCTGGACTTTCGACAGCTTCGTCGGCTTCTACCTGACCTTGCCGGTGAGCCGCCGCAAGGAGCTGGGACGCGTGCCAGCCGCCAAATCCTGGTGGCAGCGCTGGCAGCCGGCGTGGAAAGTGCGCTGGAAAGGCGGCAGCACCAAGCTCAATTTCGACCTGCACCGCGCTTTCAGCCTGTGGACCTTCCTGCTGCTGTTCATCCTGGCTTTCACCGCCTTCTCGCTGAATCTGTACCGCGAAATCTTCTATCCCGTGATGAAGACCGTCTCGCAAGTGACACCAACGCCGTTCGATACGCGCGCGCCGGCCGACAAGCATCATCCGATCGAGCCGCGCTTCGCCTTCGCCGACATCATCCAGCGCGCCAGCGCCGAGGCGGCGCAGCGCCAATGGGCGGAACCGGCCGGCAGTATTTTCTACTCCCAGGAATTCGGCATCTACGGCGTGAGCTTCTTCAAGCCGGGCGACGATCACGGTTCCGGCGGCGTCGGCCCGGCCGTGCTGTACTTCGACGGCGAAGACGGCCGCCTGCTGGGCGACCGCCAGCCATGGAAAGGCACGGCGGCCGATATCTTCGTGCAAGCCCAGTTCCCGCTGCATTCCGGCCGCATCCTCGGCCTGCCGGGGCGCGTGCTGATTTCCTTCATGGGCATCGTGGTCGCCATGCTGAGCGTGACCGGCGTCATCATCTGGTGGCGTAAGCGCGCCTCGCGCGTTGCCACCGCGCAGAGACAGGCCGTGCTGGCATCGTAA
- a CDS encoding amidohydrolase family protein, with protein MHPLLTESRVTAISRMLAFAGFISTAGCVSTPPASVPVEKRWLVTGSLLYVAPDRPPLANAWLLVNGDKIEAVGTGSPPAVASGSAQACNGGVIASGFQNSHVHFTDDSFANAATRAPKELEQSLARMLTRFGYATVVDTGSQLANTTALRQRIASGAVLGPEILTAGSPLYPHNGIPFYLHQLPSEILRQLAQPATAEEAISRVRRNLADGANGTKLFVAAPMGQGEIRRMHPQIARAAADETHRLGGLVMVHPTDPDGVRSAVAAGADIIVHTTIDPAGSSWDAQLIAAMVARQVSVVPTLKLWRYELDKDQVPAEVREKIVGLAERQLKAYIDAGGQVLFGTDVGYMTDFDPAEEYSLMARAGMKPMQILASLTTEPAARWRKEALRGRLEAGMAADIVVLNGDPAADVKRFADVKCTFGAGRLLFQREGF; from the coding sequence ATGCATCCACTTCTCACTGAAAGCCGCGTTACGGCAATCTCCCGCATGCTGGCGTTTGCCGGTTTCATCAGCACGGCTGGCTGCGTTTCGACGCCGCCAGCCAGCGTGCCGGTTGAAAAACGATGGCTCGTCACAGGCTCGCTTCTTTACGTGGCCCCAGACCGGCCACCGCTCGCCAACGCGTGGCTGCTGGTAAACGGCGACAAGATCGAGGCCGTCGGTACCGGCAGCCCGCCGGCGGTGGCTAGCGGAAGTGCGCAGGCCTGTAACGGCGGCGTCATCGCGTCTGGCTTCCAGAACAGCCACGTGCATTTTACGGACGATTCCTTCGCCAACGCCGCCACGCGGGCGCCCAAGGAGCTCGAACAATCGCTGGCCAGGATGCTGACGCGCTTCGGCTACGCCACGGTGGTCGATACCGGCTCGCAACTTGCCAACACCACAGCGCTGCGGCAGCGCATTGCCAGCGGCGCCGTGCTCGGGCCGGAAATTCTGACGGCAGGTTCGCCCCTCTATCCCCACAACGGAATCCCGTTCTATCTTCACCAGCTTCCGTCGGAGATTCTGCGTCAGCTGGCCCAGCCCGCGACGGCCGAAGAAGCCATCTCCCGGGTACGCCGCAATCTTGCCGACGGGGCCAATGGAACAAAGCTGTTTGTCGCAGCGCCCATGGGCCAGGGCGAGATACGGCGCATGCATCCGCAAATCGCCCGCGCGGCGGCTGACGAGACACACAGGCTGGGGGGGCTTGTGATGGTCCATCCAACCGATCCTGACGGTGTTCGCAGCGCCGTTGCTGCCGGCGCCGACATCATCGTGCACACCACGATCGATCCTGCCGGCTCGTCCTGGGACGCGCAGCTGATCGCCGCCATGGTCGCGCGCCAAGTGTCCGTTGTGCCAACCCTGAAGCTATGGCGCTACGAGCTGGATAAGGATCAGGTTCCGGCCGAAGTGCGCGAGAAGATTGTCGGCCTGGCCGAGCGCCAGCTCAAAGCCTATATCGACGCGGGCGGCCAGGTTCTCTTCGGTACGGATGTGGGGTATATGACGGACTTCGACCCGGCCGAAGAATACAGCCTGATGGCGAGAGCGGGCATGAAACCCATGCAGATACTTGCCTCGCTCACCACCGAACCAGCCGCGCGCTGGCGCAAGGAAGCGCTGCGCGGCCGGCTCGAAGCGGGAATGGCGGCGGATATTGTGGTCCTGAACGGCGATCCCGCCGCCGACGTAAAACGATTCGCCGACGTGAAGTGCACTTTTGGCGCAGGCCGGCTGCTTTTCCAGCGCGAAGGGTTTTGA